Proteins encoded by one window of Balneola sp.:
- a CDS encoding amidohydrolase, which produces MKSFLTFLLSLILVSLSTAQDKWDVSNPDLGETTSLSFTTDEGTWMNLDVSPDGEQIVFDILGDIYIMPISGGKATLLRGGLPYEVQPRFSPDGSHISFTSDAGGGDNIWVMKVDGSDATQITKENFRLLNNSTWMPDGEYIIAKKHFSSTRSLGAGEIWMFHKTGGAGIQLVEKKNAQQDIGEPSVSPDGRYIYYSEDNYPGGFFQYNKDPNSQIYVIRRYDREEGDIETVTGGNGGAARPQISPDGNTLAFVRRVRTKSVLYLRDMKSGMERPLFEDLSKDQQEAWAIFGVYTSFNWTPDGENIIIWANGKINKINVETGESSIIPFEVESNHEIVKAARYKQDVSPETFTARAIRNAITSPDGKTLIFNAAGYLWIKELPNGTPRRLTEGLDFEFEPAFSPDGKTLAYVSWSDENMGALNTVNLDSRGRFKRPNKLSSEKGIYREPDFSPDGRTIAFRKESGNGQQGFAYTINPGIFTIPTNGGMVTQITETGAFPRFNSTGDRIFYQTGGYIFGSINKTYRSVDLNGEDEKTHFTSSYGHEFVPSPDNKWIAFSNLYKVYLAPMTMTGKPIALSPTTKAIPVKEVASEGGYHMHWSSNGQQLHWTLGEEYFTIDLKNAFTFVEGAPDSLPEPPKEGISIGLELDTHVPEGTIAFTNARIITMNGDEVIENGTIVVEGNKITAIGSNVNVPSGAKVMDVAGKTIMPGIIDAHAHLGNFRLGISPQQQWEYFANLAYGVTTAHDPSSNTEMIFSHSEAIKAGNMIGPRLYSTGIILYGADGDFKAVINNYEDAYFALKRTKAFGAFTVKSYNQPRRDQRQQVMKAAKELEMMVVPEGGSFFFHNMSMILDGHTGVEHNIPVVPLYKDVSELWSNSETGYTPTHIVNYGSVTGEYYFYQKYNVWENKKLLSFTPRSVIDPRSRHRTMIPDEEYDHGHILAAESSKLLTDAGVKVNLGAHGQLQGLGAHWELWMMSQGGMTNMEALRVATINGAHYLGLDDDIGSLEVGKLADLIVLDANPLEDINNTNTVRYTMVNGRLLDAATLNEIGNQTNNRLPFWWERDGYGDQFDWHAITLEAAGLQCSCFNRQ; this is translated from the coding sequence ATGAAATCTTTTTTGACTTTTCTTCTTTCCTTAATCCTTGTAAGCCTTTCTACTGCACAGGATAAATGGGATGTCTCAAATCCTGATCTTGGTGAAACTACTTCCCTTTCTTTTACTACAGATGAAGGTACCTGGATGAACCTGGATGTTAGTCCTGATGGAGAGCAAATTGTTTTTGATATCCTGGGTGACATTTACATAATGCCTATTTCTGGTGGCAAAGCAACCCTACTACGAGGGGGATTGCCTTATGAAGTACAACCCCGATTTAGCCCTGATGGCTCTCACATTTCTTTTACCAGTGATGCTGGGGGAGGTGATAATATTTGGGTCATGAAAGTAGATGGTTCGGATGCCACTCAAATCACAAAAGAAAATTTCAGGTTATTAAACAATTCTACCTGGATGCCCGATGGAGAATATATTATCGCCAAAAAACACTTCTCTTCTACTCGCTCGTTAGGGGCAGGCGAAATTTGGATGTTTCACAAAACCGGAGGAGCAGGGATTCAGTTGGTGGAAAAGAAAAATGCTCAGCAGGATATTGGAGAGCCTTCCGTATCTCCGGATGGGCGTTACATTTATTATAGCGAGGATAATTACCCAGGTGGTTTTTTCCAGTACAATAAGGATCCAAACAGCCAGATCTATGTAATCCGAAGATATGATCGCGAAGAAGGTGATATTGAAACCGTAACTGGAGGAAATGGTGGTGCTGCACGACCACAAATCTCACCAGATGGAAATACCCTCGCTTTTGTAAGAAGAGTAAGAACTAAATCTGTTCTATATCTCAGAGATATGAAATCAGGTATGGAGCGGCCTCTCTTTGAAGACCTGAGTAAAGACCAGCAAGAAGCATGGGCTATTTTTGGAGTGTACACAAGTTTCAACTGGACTCCGGATGGTGAAAATATCATCATATGGGCTAACGGAAAGATCAATAAAATTAATGTTGAAACCGGAGAATCTTCCATTATCCCATTTGAAGTTGAGTCTAATCATGAAATCGTAAAAGCAGCCCGATATAAGCAAGATGTTTCTCCGGAAACATTTACGGCAAGAGCAATTCGAAATGCCATAACCTCTCCTGATGGCAAAACACTGATATTTAACGCTGCTGGCTATCTCTGGATAAAAGAATTACCAAATGGCACTCCAAGAAGGCTTACGGAGGGATTAGATTTTGAATTTGAACCCGCCTTCTCTCCTGATGGTAAAACACTGGCTTATGTAAGTTGGAGTGATGAAAACATGGGAGCACTAAATACAGTGAATCTGGATAGTAGAGGGCGTTTTAAAAGGCCTAATAAGCTTAGTTCTGAGAAAGGTATTTACCGCGAACCAGATTTTTCTCCGGATGGAAGGACAATTGCTTTCAGAAAAGAAAGTGGAAATGGTCAGCAGGGTTTCGCTTACACTATCAATCCTGGAATCTTTACCATACCTACCAATGGTGGAATGGTAACTCAAATCACAGAAACTGGTGCATTCCCAAGGTTTAATTCAACGGGTGATCGCATTTTCTACCAAACCGGTGGGTATATTTTTGGTTCTATCAATAAAACCTATCGAAGCGTTGATCTGAATGGAGAAGATGAGAAAACACATTTCACTTCCAGTTATGGGCACGAATTTGTTCCAAGTCCTGACAACAAATGGATCGCATTTTCAAACCTGTACAAGGTGTACCTTGCTCCGATGACTATGACAGGCAAACCCATTGCTCTTAGTCCAACCACAAAAGCCATTCCGGTAAAAGAAGTAGCCAGCGAAGGTGGATATCATATGCATTGGTCTTCTAACGGTCAGCAACTTCATTGGACACTAGGGGAAGAGTATTTCACTATCGATTTAAAAAATGCATTTACCTTTGTGGAAGGTGCCCCTGACAGCCTTCCCGAACCTCCGAAAGAAGGCATATCCATAGGGCTTGAATTAGATACTCATGTACCTGAAGGAACTATCGCATTTACCAATGCGAGAATTATCACCATGAATGGAGATGAGGTTATCGAAAATGGAACTATTGTTGTAGAAGGAAACAAGATTACAGCTATCGGTTCAAATGTAAATGTGCCTTCGGGAGCAAAAGTAATGGATGTAGCCGGAAAAACGATTATGCCAGGTATAATTGATGCGCATGCCCATCTTGGTAACTTCCGATTGGGAATTAGTCCTCAGCAACAATGGGAATATTTCGCGAACCTCGCATATGGTGTGACTACTGCTCATGACCCTTCTTCAAACACTGAGATGATCTTCTCTCATTCAGAAGCCATCAAAGCAGGTAACATGATAGGACCGAGATTGTACTCAACAGGAATTATACTTTATGGTGCAGATGGAGATTTTAAAGCAGTGATCAATAATTATGAAGATGCTTACTTCGCACTTAAGAGAACCAAAGCTTTTGGTGCTTTTACTGTTAAGAGCTATAACCAACCTCGAAGAGATCAGCGACAACAAGTAATGAAAGCTGCTAAAGAACTTGAGATGATGGTTGTACCTGAAGGTGGTTCTTTCTTCTTTCATAACATGAGTATGATCCTTGATGGTCATACAGGAGTAGAACATAATATCCCGGTTGTACCACTCTATAAAGACGTAAGTGAACTTTGGAGTAACTCAGAAACAGGGTACACTCCTACTCATATTGTCAATTATGGCAGCGTAACTGGTGAGTACTATTTCTACCAAAAGTACAATGTGTGGGAAAATAAGAAACTGCTCTCATTCACTCCAAGAAGTGTAATTGATCCCCGTTCCAGACATCGCACTATGATCCCGGATGAAGAATATGATCATGGTCATATCCTTGCTGCTGAGTCTTCCAAATTACTCACCGATGCAGGCGTGAAGGTGAACTTGGGAGCACATGGTCAACTTCAGGGACTCGGAGCTCACTGGGAGCTTTGGATGATGAGCCAGGGCGGAATGACAAACATGGAAGCCCTAAGAGTGGCAACTATAAACGGCGCGCACTACCTCGGCCTTGATGATGATATTGGATCTCTCGAAGTAGGTAAGCTTGCTGATTTAATTGTACTGGATGCGAATCCACTAGAGGATATCAATAACACAAATACAGTACGGTATACTATGGTAAATGGCAGGTTACTTGATGCCGCTACGCTTAATGAAATAGGAAATCAAACTAATAATCGACTTCCTTTCTGGTGGGAGCGTGATGGTTATGGCGATCAATTCGATTGGCATGCAATAACTTTAGAAGCTGCCGGATTACAATGCTCTTGTTTCAATAGACAGTAA
- the hisC gene encoding histidinol-phosphate transaminase: MTSKHSLVPANIEQLKPYVPGKTIAEVVEEYQPDQISKLASNENRVGFSKHVYPAIQEALSYAHEYPDPLTKKLTKEIANENGVDQSQVIFGAGSESVLSMLCKTFFLNKQNIVTSNATFIGMYVQAQIRGVKVKKTPLTREYKFDVKALVNAIDDDTKMVYIANPNNPTGTYITTEEFEWLMEHIPSDVMVIMDEAYYEYTYEVNDYPDVLSYNYENVVVLRTFSKGYGLAGFRIGYAIASKEIIGYLYKTKMPFEPTVIAQAAALAAFKDIEFLKNSRSIVKQEKEKLYDFFDQKRVQYIPSIANFVVMVFETEEEAIFFTSTMLKKGVILRRIQAFGLPTCVRVTIGTEKEMEHFKRSFSEVLNR; the protein is encoded by the coding sequence ATGACGAGTAAGCATAGCCTGGTGCCTGCGAATATAGAACAGTTAAAGCCGTACGTACCAGGTAAAACAATTGCAGAGGTTGTAGAAGAATATCAACCGGATCAAATCTCGAAGCTAGCTTCAAATGAAAATCGAGTAGGCTTCAGTAAACACGTCTATCCGGCAATTCAGGAGGCTTTGTCATATGCTCATGAGTATCCTGATCCTTTAACAAAAAAGCTTACTAAAGAAATTGCTAACGAAAACGGAGTCGATCAGAGTCAGGTAATTTTTGGGGCAGGATCAGAAAGCGTTCTTTCGATGCTCTGCAAGACATTCTTTCTTAATAAGCAGAACATAGTTACCTCAAATGCCACTTTTATTGGAATGTATGTTCAGGCTCAGATCCGTGGAGTAAAGGTTAAGAAAACCCCTTTAACGAGAGAGTATAAGTTTGATGTAAAAGCTTTGGTAAATGCCATAGATGACGATACCAAGATGGTTTATATCGCAAATCCGAATAACCCTACTGGCACCTACATCACAACTGAAGAGTTTGAATGGCTCATGGAACATATTCCCAGTGATGTGATGGTCATTATGGATGAGGCTTATTACGAGTACACTTACGAAGTAAATGATTATCCCGATGTATTAAGCTACAACTATGAGAACGTGGTCGTATTAAGAACTTTTTCGAAAGGATATGGTTTAGCAGGATTTAGAATTGGTTATGCGATTGCTAGTAAAGAAATAATCGGGTATCTCTATAAAACTAAAATGCCTTTTGAGCCTACTGTTATTGCTCAGGCGGCTGCTTTGGCAGCTTTTAAAGACATTGAATTTTTAAAAAATTCAAGGAGTATTGTAAAACAGGAAAAAGAAAAACTGTACGATTTTTTTGATCAGAAAAGAGTTCAATACATCCCATCAATAGCGAATTTTGTTGTAATGGTTTTTGAAACGGAAGAGGAAGCCATTTTCTTTACTTCAACTATGTTGAAGAAGGGAGTGATTTTAAGAAGGATTCAGGCATTTGGTCTTCCTACATGTGTGAGAGTCACTATTGGGACTGAAAAAGAAATGGAGCACTTCAAGCGTTCCTTTTCAGAAGTACTAAATAGGTAG
- a CDS encoding NAD-dependent deacylase, giving the protein MPVKDIVVLSGAGVSSESGLATFRDSGGLWEGYNVHEVASIDGWNKDPEKVLAFYNLRRKQASQAGPNAAHYFIGRLEKDYEVTVITQNVDDLHERGGSSNVIHLHGELSKARGEFDDSHIIEIGTNDINPGDKAPDGSQLRPAIVWFGEMVPLIEIAAQIVAQADLLIVIGTSLVVYPAASLVNYAKKGIPKFIIDPSTPELFSYADWIHIKQSACAGVEELEQHLIHLRNE; this is encoded by the coding sequence ATGCCCGTTAAAGACATTGTAGTTCTATCTGGTGCAGGGGTAAGCTCCGAAAGTGGATTGGCAACTTTTCGAGACTCAGGAGGTTTATGGGAAGGATACAATGTTCATGAAGTTGCTTCAATAGATGGGTGGAATAAGGATCCTGAGAAGGTATTGGCCTTTTATAACTTAAGGAGAAAACAAGCTTCACAGGCGGGACCTAACGCGGCACATTACTTTATAGGTAGGTTGGAAAAAGACTATGAGGTAACAGTTATTACCCAAAATGTAGATGATTTACACGAAAGAGGAGGTTCTTCAAATGTAATACATCTTCATGGTGAGTTATCAAAAGCAAGGGGTGAATTTGATGATTCTCATATTATTGAGATTGGAACAAATGACATAAATCCAGGAGATAAGGCACCTGATGGTTCTCAGTTAAGACCAGCAATCGTTTGGTTTGGAGAAATGGTTCCGCTAATTGAAATTGCGGCTCAGATAGTTGCACAGGCTGATTTACTCATTGTAATTGGTACATCATTAGTCGTCTATCCTGCTGCAAGTCTTGTAAACTATGCAAAAAAAGGTATTCCCAAATTTATAATTGACCCTTCAACTCCTGAGCTTTTCAGCTATGCAGATTGGATTCATATAAAACAGAGTGCATGTGCCGGAGTTGAAGAACTTGAACAGCATTTAATACACTTAAGAAATGAGTAA
- a CDS encoding acyl-CoA dehydrogenase — MLDFESFLKEYKDKLSKIFKRDLETNKDSLKRGIADEDLASILSPTPLAAFIPSNYGGFGGHTAEALAMLEASSYESLPLSLMMGINGALFIQPVANYAQEGTKEEIYQRILNDRKMGGLMITEPDFGSEALKMETSFVREIATDSYSIKGLKHWAGLTGKADYWLMTAREKSKDGQLGRDISFFIHDTRNGGINVEEYYNNLGLYPIPYGKNRVNIEVPSEYKLEPKGTGITLMLDLLHRSRLQFPGMGAGFLRRMMDEAITHCRQRFVGGRRLIDYDQVKSRINKLQSYFTVCSAMCNFTSLNIPLEKNTAKMDVEANAIKSVITDYMQKASQSLLQLTGAKGYRLDHIAGRSTVDSRPFQIFEGSNDILYQQISESVLKMMRKFKSTNLYDFLKNYELTINASDYFKEGLNFEIDAKMPQRKLVELGRALGRIISMEFTINLGEQGFNSEMIDNALAVLQEEVDNLLNSFKSSQILEVVEDYLTESNWFSLATVDAR, encoded by the coding sequence ATGCTTGATTTTGAATCATTCTTAAAAGAATACAAAGACAAACTTTCAAAAATTTTTAAGAGAGATTTAGAGACGAATAAAGATTCTCTTAAAAGAGGAATAGCAGATGAAGATTTAGCGAGTATTTTGAGTCCTACTCCGCTAGCAGCATTTATTCCTTCCAATTATGGGGGATTTGGAGGTCACACAGCAGAAGCATTAGCAATGCTGGAAGCTAGTTCATATGAGTCCCTGCCACTATCATTGATGATGGGTATCAACGGAGCTTTGTTTATTCAACCTGTAGCAAATTATGCTCAGGAGGGTACAAAAGAAGAAATTTATCAACGTATCCTGAATGATCGAAAAATGGGTGGTTTGATGATTACTGAGCCTGATTTTGGATCTGAGGCTTTAAAGATGGAAACCTCTTTTGTTAGGGAAATTGCTACTGATTCATACTCGATTAAGGGTTTGAAACACTGGGCCGGGTTAACCGGAAAAGCGGATTATTGGCTTATGACTGCAAGAGAAAAAAGTAAGGATGGTCAATTAGGTAGAGATATTTCTTTCTTCATTCATGACACTAGAAATGGAGGAATTAATGTAGAAGAATACTACAATAATCTTGGATTGTACCCAATTCCTTATGGAAAGAATCGGGTGAATATTGAAGTTCCATCGGAATACAAATTAGAGCCTAAAGGTACAGGCATTACATTAATGCTCGACCTTCTTCATAGAAGCCGACTTCAATTTCCTGGAATGGGAGCAGGATTTTTGAGAAGAATGATGGATGAGGCTATTACACACTGTCGTCAAAGATTTGTTGGCGGACGTAGACTGATCGATTATGACCAGGTGAAATCAAGAATTAACAAGCTTCAATCCTATTTTACAGTGTGTTCTGCAATGTGCAACTTCACAAGCTTGAATATTCCACTTGAGAAAAACACAGCGAAAATGGATGTAGAGGCTAATGCTATTAAATCAGTGATTACAGATTATATGCAGAAAGCTTCTCAATCATTATTACAGCTCACAGGGGCTAAAGGCTACCGTTTAGATCATATTGCAGGAAGATCAACAGTTGATAGTCGTCCATTTCAGATTTTTGAAGGTTCAAATGATATTCTATATCAGCAGATCAGTGAGTCAGTACTCAAAATGATGAGAAAATTTAAGAGTACAAACCTATATGACTTTTTAAAGAACTATGAACTAACTATAAATGCTTCCGACTATTTTAAAGAAGGTCTAAATTTTGAAATAGATGCTAAGATGCCACAAAGGAAGCTGGTTGAGCTAGGAAGAGCTTTAGGACGAATCATCTCTATGGAGTTTACAATTAATTTAGGAGAGCAAGGGTTTAACTCTGAAATGATTGACAATGCCCTGGCTGTACTTCAGGAAGAGGTAGACAACCTTTTAAATTCATTCAAGTCTTCTCAAATACTAGAAGTAGTTGAAGATTACCTCACCGAAAGTAATTGGTTTAGTCTTGCTACTGTAGATGCCCGTTAA
- a CDS encoding SGNH/GDSL hydrolase family protein, translating into MSKEKLSDEEKGILEQFIIPFYHIEKKLQLFPGNKSKEAEAALLGISLDELETYRCNLEENAKQAALELLKEEEVIDLIDKLPFDGEETIVAFGDSITEDDQSWFSILRNLLEISFEKPAFNFINSGVSYNTTSEALRRMDRDVLIHNPDWVFVALGTFDVQRLNIASDRTLIPLSETWENLNTISLILDDQVENPTLWMTPSPVISELLDSNPLYEFSIEAQDLEQVRQLVSGKTGGIVDPKGLRMGEGEPKAWNYLSDGLHHSLSGHVNTVREVLRTLAEVKIKS; encoded by the coding sequence ATGAGTAAAGAGAAATTATCAGATGAAGAAAAAGGAATTTTAGAACAGTTTATTATTCCCTTTTATCACATTGAAAAAAAGCTTCAGCTTTTTCCTGGCAACAAAAGTAAAGAAGCCGAAGCAGCTCTACTGGGAATCTCTTTAGACGAATTAGAAACTTATAGATGTAATCTTGAAGAGAACGCCAAACAAGCCGCTCTTGAACTATTGAAAGAGGAAGAGGTTATTGATCTTATCGATAAACTACCGTTTGACGGAGAGGAGACTATTGTAGCATTTGGTGACTCTATTACCGAAGACGATCAAAGTTGGTTCAGTATTCTGAGAAACCTTCTTGAGATCTCATTTGAAAAACCGGCTTTTAACTTCATTAACTCAGGAGTCTCATATAATACAACTTCTGAAGCCTTAAGAAGGATGGACAGAGATGTACTAATACATAACCCAGATTGGGTTTTTGTTGCTCTAGGTACTTTTGATGTTCAGCGATTGAATATAGCTTCAGACCGTACACTCATACCTTTATCTGAAACGTGGGAAAATCTCAACACCATTTCGCTCATACTTGATGATCAGGTAGAAAATCCAACTCTGTGGATGACTCCATCTCCGGTAATATCTGAACTTCTGGATTCCAATCCATTATATGAATTCTCAATTGAGGCTCAAGACTTGGAACAAGTAAGGCAGTTAGTATCTGGTAAAACGGGTGGAATCGTTGACCCAAAAGGGTTGAGAATGGGAGAAGGTGAGCCCAAAGCCTGGAATTATTTGAGTGATGGGTTACATCATTCTCTAAGTGGCCATGTAAATACGGTAAGGGAAGTATTAAGGACGTTAGCTGAAGTTAAGATCAAAAGTTAA
- a CDS encoding HAMP domain-containing protein, whose product MLIASLGVLSSWYSGKIQNHLVINSAQTNRLVEITSSLEIGLYESLVYLSAIKESNGILEGQTTLNEPTLTLLIQQFEEQIDRIEMDYDRMYDFFENSHLQSSGENLEEANRLSERIKLYTNLSKEWLILLEEDAEQASVQFNTSISPFFRNNITPAISQLREQTLIYHTEEKKELSLQLSRLNKILGIAFGASVLLAVLISLYIYRSIANPLKKLRDGAQQLGQGNLDKEIEIQSTDEIGELAKSFNDMASNLKKRTLARDYLDSIIESLQESLIVTDEEKAIIGINKAGLKMLNYSREEIIGLPVTQFYDMESMGDIYKEKQNDGSIFEFQLLAKEDMQIPVLFSESDLINYEGEKVGSVCIATDITERKKSDQAIRDSLREKEVLLSEIHHRVKNNLAVVSGILQLQAYASSNDEVTKALTESQARIRSISLVHEMLYHDHTLAYINYKIYVNDLLDAISKMYMSDTKDISLNAEVEDISLDVNLAIPCSLLLNEIVVNSYKHAFDGVGEGKICVSMMENGEYYMLAVEDNGAGLEEDELKDSKSLGKTLIKTLTSQLKGEYQILSGKEGKGTRIEVKFPKRKLNSARKSY is encoded by the coding sequence TTGTTAATAGCATCCCTGGGGGTGTTGTCAAGTTGGTATTCGGGTAAAATTCAAAATCACCTGGTTATAAACAGTGCCCAAACGAATCGGTTAGTTGAAATTACTTCCAGCCTCGAGATTGGGTTATATGAAAGCCTGGTCTACTTATCTGCTATTAAGGAATCTAATGGTATTCTCGAAGGTCAAACTACTCTGAATGAACCTACCTTAACCCTTTTAATCCAACAATTTGAAGAACAGATTGACAGGATTGAAATGGACTATGATCGTATGTACGATTTTTTTGAAAATTCCCATCTTCAAAGCAGTGGTGAGAATTTAGAAGAGGCTAATCGGCTAAGTGAAAGAATCAAATTATATACAAACCTATCGAAAGAATGGCTGATACTTTTGGAGGAAGATGCAGAACAAGCCAGTGTTCAGTTTAATACATCCATAAGTCCATTCTTCCGAAACAATATCACACCAGCTATTTCGCAGCTTAGAGAGCAAACCTTGATTTACCACACAGAAGAAAAGAAAGAGTTAAGCCTACAATTATCCAGGCTAAATAAGATTTTAGGTATAGCATTCGGAGCTAGTGTTCTTCTGGCTGTTCTTATTTCACTCTATATCTATCGGTCGATAGCAAATCCGCTTAAGAAGCTTCGAGATGGAGCTCAACAATTAGGACAGGGTAACTTAGATAAAGAAATAGAAATTCAAAGCACGGATGAAATCGGTGAGTTAGCGAAATCTTTCAATGATATGGCCTCTAACCTCAAGAAGAGAACCCTGGCTCGTGATTATCTTGATAGCATTATTGAGTCTTTACAAGAATCTCTAATAGTTACCGACGAGGAGAAAGCTATTATTGGAATCAATAAGGCTGGTTTAAAAATGCTAAACTATTCTCGGGAAGAAATTATTGGTCTCCCGGTTACGCAATTTTATGATATGGAGTCGATGGGGGATATTTATAAAGAGAAACAGAATGATGGTAGTATTTTTGAATTTCAGTTACTCGCGAAAGAAGACATGCAAATCCCTGTACTTTTTTCTGAATCAGATTTAATTAATTATGAAGGAGAGAAGGTAGGTTCTGTATGTATAGCTACTGACATTACTGAAAGAAAGAAATCGGATCAGGCGATAAGAGATTCTTTGAGGGAGAAAGAAGTCTTGCTTTCCGAAATCCATCATCGTGTAAAGAACAATCTTGCTGTTGTATCTGGAATTTTACAATTACAAGCATATGCATCCAGCAATGATGAGGTAACAAAAGCATTGACGGAAAGCCAGGCTAGAATTCGGTCTATCTCGCTGGTTCACGAGATGTTATACCATGATCACACTCTTGCTTATATAAACTATAAGATCTACGTAAATGATCTACTCGACGCTATAAGCAAGATGTATATGAGTGATACAAAGGATATTTCTTTAAATGCTGAGGTAGAAGATATATCGCTTGATGTTAATCTAGCTATCCCCTGTTCGTTATTACTTAATGAGATTGTAGTAAACTCTTACAAGCATGCTTTTGATGGGGTTGGGGAGGGAAAGATCTGTGTCTCTATGATGGAAAACGGTGAGTATTATATGCTTGCTGTTGAGGATAACGGAGCCGGGTTGGAAGAAGATGAACTTAAAGACTCCAAATCTCTGGGTAAGACCCTCATAAAAACCCTTACCTCACAGTTAAAAGGGGAGTACCAAATCTTGTCTGGAAAAGAAGGCAAAGGAACAAGAATAGAAGTCAAATTTCCGAAAAGGAAGTTGAATTCGGCTCGTAAGTCTTATTGA
- a CDS encoding EamA/RhaT family transporter has translation MAALGVLLFSTKAVIIKLAYRYDIDSISLLLLRMLFALPFYLAIWGYHYKEWRQDPLSKKQVITLIFLGLFGYYLASYFDFQGLTYITASLERLILFTYPTFVLILSALFLKKKITKTQLISIGITYTGIVVIFFDRDGITAGDPQEVLFGSLLIVISAITYAAYLVGANSLIEKVGSVRLTTFSLLISCSAVITHYLITTDLQLFHYPKEVYLLSFVMAIFSTVIPSFLINEAIKRIGAPSVSIIGSLGPVSTILLSVAFLGEMLTFTQVIGALIIISGIFVIGRAK, from the coding sequence ATTGCTGCCCTGGGAGTACTTCTATTCTCAACTAAAGCAGTAATTATAAAATTAGCCTATCGATATGACATTGATTCCATTTCTTTGCTGTTGCTAAGAATGCTGTTTGCTCTCCCATTCTACCTCGCTATTTGGGGATACCATTATAAAGAGTGGAGACAAGACCCTCTTTCTAAAAAACAGGTTATAACACTCATTTTTCTGGGATTATTTGGCTACTACCTGGCAAGCTATTTTGATTTTCAGGGACTCACATACATCACTGCCAGCCTGGAGCGTTTGATCCTGTTCACCTATCCTACCTTCGTGCTCATCTTAAGTGCTCTTTTCCTAAAGAAGAAGATTACAAAAACACAGTTGATATCTATTGGCATCACTTACACTGGGATCGTTGTCATCTTTTTTGACAGGGATGGTATTACTGCCGGAGATCCTCAAGAAGTCCTCTTTGGTTCACTTTTGATTGTTATAAGTGCCATTACCTACGCTGCTTATCTGGTTGGAGCCAACTCTCTAATCGAGAAAGTAGGTAGTGTTCGATTAACCACCTTCTCTTTATTGATTTCCTGTTCAGCTGTAATCACCCATTATTTGATTACAACTGATCTCCAATTATTCCATTATCCCAAAGAGGTATATCTGCTTAGTTTTGTAATGGCTATTTTTTCTACCGTAATCCCTTCTTTCTTAATCAATGAAGCCATTAAGAGAATTGGCGCTCCTTCCGTATCCATTATTGGAAGTTTGGGACCTGTTTCTACTATTCTACTTTCTGTCGCTTTTCTTGGCGAGATGCTTACATTCACTCAAGTCATCGGCGCACTTATAATCATCTCTGGAATATTTGTGATAGGCAGAGCTAAATGA
- a CDS encoding SDR family oxidoreductase: MKNIIVTGASKGIGRAVTILLAQKGHKVFAIARTERALKNLILENYKGDIVTLTADLTDENDIDHIVKTIGSETSIDALINNAGLLINKPFLKTSIDDWQEQLEVNLIAPVRLIKRIHPNLRRGSHILNIGSMGGFQGSAKFEGLSAYSASKGALSILTESLSVEFANSGIAVNCLCLGAVQTKMLREAFPGYQAPTSPEQMAAFISDFALNGHNYFNGRILPVSLNNPN; encoded by the coding sequence ATGAAAAACATTATTGTTACAGGTGCTAGTAAAGGAATAGGAAGAGCTGTTACTATTCTACTCGCTCAAAAAGGGCATAAGGTATTTGCGATTGCACGTACCGAGCGCGCACTAAAGAATCTGATCCTCGAAAATTACAAGGGAGATATTGTAACGCTTACTGCAGACTTAACTGATGAAAATGATATTGATCATATAGTAAAAACAATCGGTAGTGAAACATCTATTGATGCTTTAATTAATAATGCAGGGCTATTAATTAATAAACCCTTTTTAAAAACGTCTATAGATGACTGGCAGGAGCAGTTAGAGGTAAACTTGATTGCCCCTGTTCGATTGATTAAAAGAATTCACCCCAATCTAAGGAGGGGCAGCCATATCCTTAACATTGGAAGTATGGGTGGTTTCCAGGGAAGTGCAAAATTTGAGGGTCTGTCTGCTTATAGTGCTTCTAAAGGAGCTTTATCAATTCTTACTGAAAGCCTTAGTGTAGAATTCGCAAATTCAGGAATAGCAGTAAACTGTTTGTGCCTTGGAGCAGTTCAAACAAAGATGTTGAGAGAAGCTTTTCCTGGTTACCAGGCCCCTACTTCTCCGGAACAAATGGCTGCTTTCATATCCGACTTTGCGCTTAACGGACACAACTACTTCAATGGAAGAATTCTCCCAGTCTCTTTAAATAATCCTAATTAG